In one window of Balaenoptera musculus isolate JJ_BM4_2016_0621 chromosome 10, mBalMus1.pri.v3, whole genome shotgun sequence DNA:
- the NABP2 gene encoding SOSS complex subunit B1, translating into MTTETFVKDIKPGLKNLNLIFIVLETGRVTKTKDGHEVRTCKVADKTGSINISVWDDVGNLIQPGDIIRLTKGYASVFKGCLTLYTGRGGDLQKIGEFCMVYSEVPNFSEPNPEYSAQQAPNKTVQNDSSPTAPQPTTGPPATSPASESQNGNGLSTPPGPGGGPHPPHTPSHPPTPRITRSQPNHTPAGPPGPSSNPVSNGKETRRSSKR; encoded by the exons ATGACGACGGAGACCTTCGTGAAGGATATCAAGCCCGGGCTCAAGAACCTGAACCTCATCTTCATTGTGCTGGAAACAG GCCGAGTGACCAAGACAAAGGACGGGCATGAGGTTCGGACCTGCAAAGTGGCAGACAAAACTGGCAGCATCAATATCTCCGTCTGGGACGATGTGGGCAACCTGATCCAGCCTGGGGATATTATCCGGCTCACCAAAGG GTACGCTTCAGTGTTCAAAGGTTGTCTGACATTGTACACTGGCCGTGGGGGTGATCTTCAGAAGATTGGAGA ATTCTGTATGGTTTATTCTGAGGTTCCTAACTTCAGTGAGCCGAATCCAGAATACAGTGCCCAGCAGGCACCCAACAAGACG GTGCAGAACGACAGCAGCCCTACGGCTCCCCAGCCTACCACCGGACCCCCTGCCACTTCTCCAG CCTCTGAGAGCCAGAATGGGAATGGACTGAGCACCCCACCAGGTCCTGGTGGTGGCCCACACCCCCCTCAcactccttcccacccccccaccccccgaattACCCGAAGCCAGCCCAACCACACGCCTGCCGGCCCTCCTGGCCCCTCCAGCAACCCTGTCAGTAATGGCAAAGAAACCCGGAGGAGCAGCAAGAGATAG
- the SLC39A5 gene encoding zinc transporter ZIP5, producing the protein MGPPVSHLLAGLCVWVALGWVGGSAPYLGPAEQEQSHYLAQLFGLYGENGTLTAGGLARLLHSLGLGRVQALRLGHHGPPAGRATPPAGDNSTHRPQDPELSVDIWAGLPLHPSGWGDLEETEAPAPPHGPAPSGLGLFHRLLLLDHSLADHLNEDCLNGSQLLVNFGLSPAAPLTPRQFALLCPALLYQIDSRVCIRAPAPTPPGDLLSALVHSVLAVLLLSLPAPLSLLLLRLLGPHLLQPLLGFLGALAVGTLCGDALLHLLPHAQGGQHAGPGGQPEEDLGPGLSVLGGLFLLFVLENTLGLLRRRGLKPRCCRRKRKDLRTPNLDPEDGSGVALRPLQAAPEPGAQGQREQDSQPPAVPAPPGHQGHSHACQGGGGTNITWMVLLGDGLHNLTDGLAIGAAFSDGFSSGLSTTVAVFCHELPHELGDFAMLLQAGLPFRRLLLLSLVSGVLGLGGAALGVGLSLGPVPLTPWVFGVTAGVFLYVALVDMLPALLRPPEPLPTLNVLLQGLGLLLGGGLMLTIALLEKQLWPLVSDG; encoded by the exons ATGGGGCCCCCAGTGAGTCATCTGCTGGCTGGCCTGTGTGTGTGGGTGGCCTTGGGCTGGGTAGGGGGCTCAGCCCCCTACCTGGGCCCTGCTGAGCAGGAGCAGAGCCATTACCTGGCCCAGCTGTTTGGCCTGTATGGGGAGAATGGGACGCTGACTGCAGGGGGCCTAGCGAGGCTTCTCCACAGCCTGGGGCTAGGCCGAGTTCAGGCCCTTCGCCTGGGACACCACGGGCCTCCAGCTGGTCGGGCTACACCCCCAGCTGGAGACAATTCCACGCACAG GCCCCAGGACCCCGAGCTGAGTGTGGACATCTGGGCAGGGCTGCCTCTGCACCCCTCTGGGTGGGGTGACCTGGAGGAGACCGAGGCCCCAGCACCACCCCATGGGCCAGCCCCATCGGGCCTGGGCCTCTTTCACAGGCTTCTGCTGCTGGACCATTCACTGGCTGACCATCTGAATGAGGAT TGTCTGAATGGCTCCCAGCTGCTGGTCAATTTCGGCTTGAGCCCTGCTGCTCCTCTGACCCCTCGTCAGTTTGCTCTGCTGTGTCCAGCCCTGCTTTATCAGATTGACAGCCGTGTCTGCATCCGGGCCCCAGCTCCAACCCCCCCAGGGGATCTGCTCTCTG CCCTGGTTCATAGCGTCCTGGCAGTCCTGCTGCTCAGCCTGCCTGCTCCCCTCTCCTTGCTGCTGCTGCGGCTCCTGGGACCTCATCTGTTGCAGCCCCTGCTGGGCTTCCTGGGGGCCCTGGCCGTGGGCACTCTTTGTGGGGACGCGCTGCTACACCTGCTGCCACAT GCGCAAGGAGGGCAGCATGCTGGACCTGGCGGGCAGCCAGAGGAGGACCTGGGACCAGGACTGTCGGTGCTTGGCGGTCTCTTTCTGCTCTTCGTCCTGGAGAACACGCTAGGGCTTCTGCGGCGCCGAGGGCTCAAGCCA AGATGCTGCCGGCGAAAAAGAAAGGATCTCAGAACTCCAAACCTGGACCCGGAGGATGGCAGTGGGGTGGCGCTTCGGCCCCTGCAGGCAGCTCCAG AGCCTGGGGCTCAGGGCCAGAGGGAGCAGGACAGCCAGCCGCCAGCAGTCCCGGCCCCTCCTGGGCACCAAGGCCACAGTCATGCATGTCAGGGTGGCGGTGGCACCAATATCACGTGGATGGTCCTCCTGGGGGATGGTCTGCACAACCTCACTGATGGGCTGGCCATAG GCGCTGCCTTCTCTGATGGCTTCTCCAGTGGCCTCAGCACCACCGTAGCAGTCTTCTGCCACGAGCTGCCCCATGAACTGG gTGACTTCGCGATGCTGCTCCAGGCAGGGCTGCCCTTCCGGCGGCTGCTGCTGCTGAGCCTGGTGTCTGGAGTCCTGGGACTCGGGGGtgcagccctgggggtggggctcagtTTGGGCCCTGTCCCCCTCACTCCCTGGGTGTTTGGGGTCACTGCCGGGGTCTTCCTCTACGTGGCCCTTGTGGACATG ctacCAGCCCTGCTTCGTCCACCTGAGCCCCTCCCTACGCTCAACGTGCTactgcaggggctggggctgctgctgggggGCGGCCTCATGCTCACCATAGCCCTGCTGGAGAAGCAGCTGTGGCCTCTGGTCTCTGATGGCTGA